One Candidatus Lernaella stagnicola genomic window, GCCGTCTCGAGCATCTTGTCCACCATGGCCATCGGTAAAACCTTGGTCGAAGCCCTGCAAATCGGCCGCAACGACGTCGCCGACGAACTGGACGGCCTGCCCAAACAGAAAATGCATTGCTCCAATCTCGGCTCCGATGCGCTCCACAAAGCCATCGAAGATTACCTCAGTCGCCACCCGGAAATCGCCGCGACGCTCGACCGGCCGGAAAAACCGCGGGAAGAAGTGTACGCAGAACGCTTCGCGGGAGTTGTCGCCGCCAAAACCGAAGGCCAGGCGGGCGGTTCGGCTTGCGGCGCCGTGTCCGGTATGGCCTGCTGCCCCTATTGCGACGCCGAAATTCCGGCCGACAGCGAACTCTGCGAACCCTGCGGCCACGAACTGGCGCATTGCCCGCAATGCAACGGCATCGTTCCCAGAAACGCGCACGACTGCCCGAGTTGCGGTGCGGACCTGGAACACTAAAAGTCATCGTGAGTGATGGCGGGGCGCGGCCTGGTTAGTCGCGCTGAATTTCCCTGACGATATTCGTCGTCGATTTACCCTCGACAAGCGGGATGCGGACAACTCGACCGCCGTTGGCTTCTACGACGTCCCGGCCGACGATCTGGTCCGGGCCCCAATCGCCGCCTTTTACCAGTACCTCGGGTTTGATTTGCTCGATGATTGCCAGCGGCGTGTCTTCTTCGAAAACCGTGACGTAGTCCACCGCCGCGAACGCCGCCAGCAATTCGGCGCGCTCGCTCTGGCCGTGAATCGGTCGGTTCTCGCCCTTGTTGAGGCGGCGTACCGACGCGTCCGAGTTGATCGCCACCACGAGTCGATCGCCGGTAGCGCGAGCGAGACCGAGCAGGCGCACATGGCCGACGTGCAGGATATCGAAGCAGCCGTTCGTGAACACGATTTGCTCGCCATTCTTGCGGTGCTCGGCAAGCAGAGGCAGCAACGTCTCCAGCGAATGGATTTTTCGTTCAGGATCGTTCATGGCAGGTAGATAATGAAGTTAATGCGTTCGTTCTTGCGGCGTCCGGCATAGGTGTCGGTACCCGCGATCGGGCGCGAACTGCCGAATCCCAGCGCCTTCAAGCGCGTCTCGAGCACGCCGAATTCGACCAGCACTTGTTTGATTTTTTCGGCGCGTTGTTTTGTCAGGACTACCAACGCTTCCTCGTCGCCGTGACGCCCGGCGGCGTGGCTTTCGATGCGTACGTGCAACTCCGAATTCTTCATGAGCTTGGTCGCGAAGCGGCCGAGACTCGCCTTGGAAGCTCCGGTCATGTATACCGTGCCGCCGAGAAAATCGACCTGCGGCAGGGCGATGAATTTCCGCTTTTTGGGCAATTGATCGGGGCAGCCGTCGTCGTCAAGGAATCCGTTGATGGTTTCCGGATGGTCGGGGCAGGCGTCTTCCGAATCGGGAAACTTGTCGTTGTCATTGTCGGAATCGGGGCAACCGTCGTCGTCTTCCCAGCCGTCGATGTCTTCGGCCTCGCCGGGACACAGATCCTTATCGTCAGGAACCCCGTCGTAATCGTTGTCGTTGTCGGGGCAGCCGTCATGGTCTTCGAAGTCATCGAAGTCTTCGGGATCCTGCGGGCAGCGATCTTCGCCGTCGAGAAAACCATCGCCGTCGTTGTCGTCTTCGGGCGCGCCGTCCTCATCCTCAAAACCGTCGAAGTCTTCAGCGCGATACGGGTCGTCATCATGAACGTCGATGACACGGTCGCCGTCCAAGTCGGATTGGCACATTTCTTCGTCCGCACTAGCCACGGCGAGGTTTTCTTTTGCCAGGGCCAACAGTTCGTCGACTTGGGCGCGGTTACCCAATTCGTACGACTCTGCCGCGAAATCCAGGTAGGCTTCGGCGGCGGCGAATTCGCGCGGATGGCAAAACGGAGCGCCGCGTTCCCGCGCGGATTCCAGTTGTTTGCGCATCGGGTCGACTTTCGGATGCTTGGCGGCGCCGCAGGCATTCAGCAGCACCAAGGCGCCGAGCAGCAACGGCAGAAGTCGGTAAAAAGCGCGGATCACTTGGCCTTCCGGAATTTGCGGGCGTTTTCGTACGCGGTTCGGGCCATTTCATAGGCCTTTTGGAGATTTTTCCGCGCCGTGGCAAGATTTCCTTGCGATCGCTCGGCGATAGCCCGCTGGTAATAAAACTCGGCGCTGTAGAATTCATAGGGACTTTTGAGTTCGGCGCCGGAGAAACGCGCGGCGTCGAGCGTTTTCTTGACTTGGCTTTCACTGATCTCCGGCCTGGGCGTCACCGTCGCACAGCCGACGATGAGCGCAGCCAGCAGCAACGTAGCTAAAGTGAGGGCAATGAGTTTCGGCAATCTCCCGGCACCTTTTCGAAAGTCCGCCATTAAGCTACAGGCTCAAACAAGGGGAAGCAAGAGGATGCGCAAGCTACGAGCCGGGCGGCCCTGCGGCGCAACGAACCGGCCTTTAAGGGAAATACAGTGACAAGTCGAAGGAAAAACCGATGTTTTTCACTTCATCGACATCGGATTGGAACGAGCCGCCCAGGGCCCCGAAGCCGTCGACGTACGCCAGGCCCAGCGACCAAGCGCGCGTACTGCTGACCTGGTCCCAGTTGTAACCGCCACGCAGGGCCAGCACTTTGGCCGGCTTGCCCTCGACTCCCACACCGAAATTGAAGGTTCCCGGCACATCCACAACGTCGAACACCTTGGTGCCTTCCACGCTGATCGTCGCGTACTCCAAGGCGTGGCCGGCCACACCCAGCGCCACTTCACGACGCACGACCATCTCATCCTCGGCGCCGAGCAGATTGCGGCCGACAATGCCCACGCCGATGATGCCCACCGCGTCGAGCAGAATGCCCAGGTCCATATCGAATTCGCCGGCCGATTCTTCGTGCACGTCGAAATACTTGAAGTTGCCGCCCCAGGAGAAAATGCCTGCGATGTTGTTGGCGATAGCCAAATCGACTTCGTAGTCGGACCCTTCACTGAAAGTGTGCATCGGGAAATTCAGGCCCGTGAAGGCGATGCCGACGGTCATGAGAGGCCAAACGTAGCCGTCGGCGAGGGCGAAGTGCAGGTAATCGCGGGCCATATGCTTATCGAGATCGACGTTGGTTTCGTCGTTGAAAAAGACGTCGCCGCCGAAATCGTCGTCACCGTTTTCGTCTTCGAATTCTTCTGGGTACAGAAACTGGTAGTCGCCAAGTCTGTGCTGATATCGCTCGTAATTGAACAGAAAGCCCATTTGTTTTCGTTCGTTCAAAAACGCCAATCCGGCCGGGTTCCAGTGGATCGTGTTGACGTCGTCGGCGACGGCGGAATACGCGCCGCCCATCGCCAGGGGTTTCTCACCCCAATAGCGAAAGGCATGCGCCGGATTAGAGGCGGCCAACAGTAGCCCGAAGGCTGCCAGGAGAATCAAAGTTCTTTTCATCAAAATCCTCGAAGGTATCGGCAGGCACGCTAGCGAATTTGCTGTGCCTTGTCAAAACAGACAACGATGGAACCCCGGCGGTTCAATCGCTTTGGGCGCGGTGGCCGGGGCGGGAGCCGCCTTTACACATGGCGGCCTGGGCATTAGTGTTTAGCCAAGCAAGCTCGCTGAACATAACCTCTAGAAAACAAGCCGGTTTACGCGAAAGGAGCGAACGTGAAAGTACGCAAAGCCGTGATTCCGGTGGCGGGGCTCGGGACGCGATTTCTTCCCGCGACGAAGTCGATTCCGAAAGAGCTTTTTCCGATCGTCGACCGCCCAAGCATTCATTACATTGTGGAAGAAGCGTGGCGCGCGGGCATCAAGGACATCGTGTTCGTTACCGCCTCGGGCAAGTCGTCGATTGAAGATTATTTCGATATTCAACCCGGCTTGGTCGCCGCACTGCGGGAAAAGAACGACCACGAGCGCTTGGCGATCGTCGAAGAAATCAGCCGTATGGTGGAAGTTCACTCCGTGCGCCAAAAAGAGGCGCTGGGGTTGGGCCACGCGGTGTTGACGGCGAAAAACTTCGTGGGTGACGAACCCTTCGCCGTGTTGCTGGGCGATGACTTGGTTGACTCCGAGGTTCCATGCATCGGCCAGATGATGGAAGTCGCCGAGAAATACAGCGCGCCCGTGATCGCCGCCTTCCGCGTTCCGGAAGACAAGGTGCATCGCTATGGGATCATCGATCCGGAACCCGAGCCCGTGGCCGAGCGCGTCTGGAAATGTCGCTCGCTGGTTGAGAAGCCGAAGGAAAACGCGC contains:
- a CDS encoding zinc ribbon domain-containing protein, translated to MACCPYCDAEIPADSELCEPCGHELAHCPQCNGIVPRNAHDCPSCGADLEH
- the rfaE2 gene encoding D-glycero-beta-D-manno-heptose 1-phosphate adenylyltransferase yields the protein MNDPERKIHSLETLLPLLAEHRKNGEQIVFTNGCFDILHVGHVRLLGLARATGDRLVVAINSDASVRRLNKGENRPIHGQSERAELLAAFAAVDYVTVFEEDTPLAIIEQIKPEVLVKGGDWGPDQIVGRDVVEANGGRVVRIPLVEGKSTTNIVREIQRD
- a CDS encoding OmpA family protein encodes the protein MIRAFYRLLPLLLGALVLLNACGAAKHPKVDPMRKQLESARERGAPFCHPREFAAAEAYLDFAAESYELGNRAQVDELLALAKENLAVASADEEMCQSDLDGDRVIDVHDDDPYRAEDFDGFEDEDGAPEDDNDGDGFLDGEDRCPQDPEDFDDFEDHDGCPDNDNDYDGVPDDKDLCPGEAEDIDGWEDDDGCPDSDNDNDKFPDSEDACPDHPETINGFLDDDGCPDQLPKKRKFIALPQVDFLGGTVYMTGASKASLGRFATKLMKNSELHVRIESHAAGRHGDEEALVVLTKQRAEKIKQVLVEFGVLETRLKALGFGSSRPIAGTDTYAGRRKNERINFIIYLP
- the galU gene encoding UTP--glucose-1-phosphate uridylyltransferase GalU, with the translated sequence MKVRKAVIPVAGLGTRFLPATKSIPKELFPIVDRPSIHYIVEEAWRAGIKDIVFVTASGKSSIEDYFDIQPGLVAALREKNDHERLAIVEEISRMVEVHSVRQKEALGLGHAVLTAKNFVGDEPFAVLLGDDLVDSEVPCIGQMMEVAEKYSAPVIAAFRVPEDKVHRYGIIDPEPEPVAERVWKCRSLVEKPKENAPSNIAIIGRYVLPGKIFGILERTQKGVGGEIQLTDALLTLNQSNQILAYEFAGDRYDAGDIYGFLEANLCLGMKDPELAAKLKVLMRRILGSE